The Trichomycterus rosablanca isolate fTriRos1 chromosome 15, fTriRos1.hap1, whole genome shotgun sequence genome contains a region encoding:
- the LOC134328762 gene encoding uncharacterized protein LOC134328762 isoform X2 yields the protein MSWFRRLWCFSVPADDVDEPLRPRPERRVRRRRWWRWWRRNRTERQENTNVEEHQRMGNEENPEPSTQVLLDQGQDLEIQAVLENYIQELEGQGIRINRAQVLEEQMFLLNQAQVLEDQVDQTDQAQVLNEQVDQTDQAQVLEDQVVLMDQAQVLEDLVDQIDQGQDLEKQDQVEIDPMQKMDELLVQLRQVHEHIAHLVLGKQAEELEELVVLKNLEREQKEQVVLEKNPKEQVVLESRVKEPKELGVLIDQLHRMEEQVSVLDQVQDLIDDVILKNQKQDVLMDQLHKLEKHLILEVESRNLEEVATPDMTRKVNWVAEEEINLDEEDSEEQLVLEVESRNLEEVATPDMTRKVNWVAVENQEEENPEEQISITEGIEDPLQADVLENVFGSSSDEVVQQQNGRARSDCSHLHEPT from the exons ATGTCCTGGTTCAGGAGGCTGTGGTGTTTTAGCGTCCCGGCCGACGACGTCGACGAGCCACTGAGACCCAGACCTGAGAGGAGGGTGAGAAGGAGGAGATGGTGGAGATGGTGGAGACGCAACAGGACAGAGCGACAGGAGAACACCAATGTGGAGGAACATCAGAGGATGGGAAATGAAGAGAACCCAGAACCAAGCACACAGGTTCTCCTGGACCAAGGGCAGGACCTGGAAATACAGGCAGTTCTGGAGAATTACATCCAGGAACTGGAGGGGCAGGGGATTCGGATAAACCGAGCCCAGGTCCTGGAAGAGCAAATGTTTCTGTTGAACCAAGCCCAGGTCCTGGAGGATCAGGTGGATCAAACTGACCAAGCCCAGGTCCTGAATGAGCAGGTGGATCAAACTGACCAAGCCCAGGTCCTGGAGGatcaggtggttctgatggaccaAGCCCAGGTCCTGGAGGATCTGGTGGATCAAATTGACCAAGGGCAAGATTTAGAGAAGCAGGATCAGGTGGAAATTGACCCAATGCAAAAAATGGATGAGCTGCTTGTTCAGCTGAGGCAGGTGCACGAACACATAGCGCATCTGGTTTTGGGGAAACAAGCAGAAGAACTGGAGGAGCTGGTGGTTCTGAAGAACCTAGAGAGGGAACAGAaggagcaggtggttctggaGAAGAACCCAAaggagcaggtggttctggaaAGCAGAGTGAAGGAACCGAAAGAGCTTGGGGTTTTAATAGACCAGCTTCATAGAATGGAGGAGCAGGTAAGTGTGCTGGACCAAGTGCAGGACCTGATAGATGATGTGATTCTGAAAAACCAGAAGCAGGATGTTCTTATGGACCAACTGCATAAACTGGAGAAGCACCTGATCCTGGAGGTGGAGAGCAGGAATCTGGAGGAGGTAGCCACACCAGACATGACAAGGAAAGTGAACTGGGTGGCTGAGGAAGAGATAAACCTGGATGAGGAGGACTCAGAGGAACAGCTGGTCCTGGAGGTGGAGAGCAGGAATCTGGAGGAGGTAGCCACACCAGATATGACAAGGAAAGTAAACTGGGTGGCTGTGGAGAACCAAGAGGAAGAGAACCCAGAGGAGCAGATCTCAATTACAGAAGGTATTGAAG ATCCACTTCAGGCTGATGTTCTGGAGAACGTCTTCGGGTCCTCGTCTGATGAAGTGGTGCAGCAGCAGAACGGTCGAGCACGTTCTGATTGCTCCCACCTTCATGAACCAACCTAA
- the LOC134328762 gene encoding uncharacterized protein LOC134328762 isoform X4, whose amino-acid sequence MSWFRRLWCFSVPADDVDEPLRPRPERRVRRRRWWRWWRRNRTERQENTNVEEHQRMGNEENPEPSTQVLLDQGQDLEIQAVLENYIQELEGQGIRINRAQVLEEQMFLLNQAQVLEDQVDQTDQAQVLNEQVDQTDQAQVLEDQVVLMDQAQVLEDLVDQIDQGQDLEKQDQVEIDPMQKMDELLVQLRQVHEHIAHLVLGKQAEELEELVVLKNLEREQKEQVVLEKNPKEQVVLESRVKEPKELGVLIDQLHRMEEQVSVLDQVQDLIDDVILKNQKQDVLMDQLHKLEKHLILEVESRNLEEVATPDMTRKVNWVAEEEINLDEEDSEEQLVLEVESRNLEEVATPDMTRKVNWVAVENQEEENPEEQISITEDPLQADVLENVFGSSSDEVVQQQNGRARSDCSHLHEPT is encoded by the exons ATGTCCTGGTTCAGGAGGCTGTGGTGTTTTAGCGTCCCGGCCGACGACGTCGACGAGCCACTGAGACCCAGACCTGAGAGGAGGGTGAGAAGGAGGAGATGGTGGAGATGGTGGAGACGCAACAGGACAGAGCGACAGGAGAACACCAATGTGGAGGAACATCAGAGGATGGGAAATGAAGAGAACCCAGAACCAAGCACACAGGTTCTCCTGGACCAAGGGCAGGACCTGGAAATACAGGCAGTTCTGGAGAATTACATCCAGGAACTGGAGGGGCAGGGGATTCGGATAAACCGAGCCCAGGTCCTGGAAGAGCAAATGTTTCTGTTGAACCAAGCCCAGGTCCTGGAGGATCAGGTGGATCAAACTGACCAAGCCCAGGTCCTGAATGAGCAGGTGGATCAAACTGACCAAGCCCAGGTCCTGGAGGatcaggtggttctgatggaccaAGCCCAGGTCCTGGAGGATCTGGTGGATCAAATTGACCAAGGGCAAGATTTAGAGAAGCAGGATCAGGTGGAAATTGACCCAATGCAAAAAATGGATGAGCTGCTTGTTCAGCTGAGGCAGGTGCACGAACACATAGCGCATCTGGTTTTGGGGAAACAAGCAGAAGAACTGGAGGAGCTGGTGGTTCTGAAGAACCTAGAGAGGGAACAGAaggagcaggtggttctggaGAAGAACCCAAaggagcaggtggttctggaaAGCAGAGTGAAGGAACCGAAAGAGCTTGGGGTTTTAATAGACCAGCTTCATAGAATGGAGGAGCAGGTAAGTGTGCTGGACCAAGTGCAGGACCTGATAGATGATGTGATTCTGAAAAACCAGAAGCAGGATGTTCTTATGGACCAACTGCATAAACTGGAGAAGCACCTGATCCTGGAGGTGGAGAGCAGGAATCTGGAGGAGGTAGCCACACCAGACATGACAAGGAAAGTGAACTGGGTGGCTGAGGAAGAGATAAACCTGGATGAGGAGGACTCAGAGGAACAGCTGGTCCTGGAGGTGGAGAGCAGGAATCTGGAGGAGGTAGCCACACCAGATATGACAAGGAAAGTAAACTGGGTGGCTGTGGAGAACCAAGAGGAAGAGAACCCAGAGGAGCAGATCTCAATTACAGAAG ATCCACTTCAGGCTGATGTTCTGGAGAACGTCTTCGGGTCCTCGTCTGATGAAGTGGTGCAGCAGCAGAACGGTCGAGCACGTTCTGATTGCTCCCACCTTCATGAACCAACCTAA
- the LOC134328762 gene encoding uncharacterized protein LOC134328762 isoform X1 — MSWFRRLWCFSVPADDVDEPLRPRPERRVRRRRWWRWWRRNRTERQENTNVEEHQRMGNEENPEPSTQVLLDQGQDLEIQAVLENYIQELEGQGIRINRAQVLEEQMFLLNQAQVLEDQVDQTDQAQVLNEQVDQTDQAQVLEDQVVLMDQAQVLEDLVDQIDQGQDLEKQDQVEIDPMQKMDELLVQLRQVHEHIAHLVLGKQAEELEELVVLKNLEREQKEQVVLEKNPKEQVVLESRVKEPKELGVLIDQLHRMEEQVSVLDQVQDLIDDVILKNQKQDVLMDQLHKLEKHLILEVESRNLEEVATPDMTRKVNWVAEEEINLDEEDSEEQLVLEVESRNLEEVATPDMTRKVNWVAVENQEEENPEEQISITEGIEADPLQADVLENVFGSSSDEVVQQQNGRARSDCSHLHEPT, encoded by the exons ATGTCCTGGTTCAGGAGGCTGTGGTGTTTTAGCGTCCCGGCCGACGACGTCGACGAGCCACTGAGACCCAGACCTGAGAGGAGGGTGAGAAGGAGGAGATGGTGGAGATGGTGGAGACGCAACAGGACAGAGCGACAGGAGAACACCAATGTGGAGGAACATCAGAGGATGGGAAATGAAGAGAACCCAGAACCAAGCACACAGGTTCTCCTGGACCAAGGGCAGGACCTGGAAATACAGGCAGTTCTGGAGAATTACATCCAGGAACTGGAGGGGCAGGGGATTCGGATAAACCGAGCCCAGGTCCTGGAAGAGCAAATGTTTCTGTTGAACCAAGCCCAGGTCCTGGAGGATCAGGTGGATCAAACTGACCAAGCCCAGGTCCTGAATGAGCAGGTGGATCAAACTGACCAAGCCCAGGTCCTGGAGGatcaggtggttctgatggaccaAGCCCAGGTCCTGGAGGATCTGGTGGATCAAATTGACCAAGGGCAAGATTTAGAGAAGCAGGATCAGGTGGAAATTGACCCAATGCAAAAAATGGATGAGCTGCTTGTTCAGCTGAGGCAGGTGCACGAACACATAGCGCATCTGGTTTTGGGGAAACAAGCAGAAGAACTGGAGGAGCTGGTGGTTCTGAAGAACCTAGAGAGGGAACAGAaggagcaggtggttctggaGAAGAACCCAAaggagcaggtggttctggaaAGCAGAGTGAAGGAACCGAAAGAGCTTGGGGTTTTAATAGACCAGCTTCATAGAATGGAGGAGCAGGTAAGTGTGCTGGACCAAGTGCAGGACCTGATAGATGATGTGATTCTGAAAAACCAGAAGCAGGATGTTCTTATGGACCAACTGCATAAACTGGAGAAGCACCTGATCCTGGAGGTGGAGAGCAGGAATCTGGAGGAGGTAGCCACACCAGACATGACAAGGAAAGTGAACTGGGTGGCTGAGGAAGAGATAAACCTGGATGAGGAGGACTCAGAGGAACAGCTGGTCCTGGAGGTGGAGAGCAGGAATCTGGAGGAGGTAGCCACACCAGATATGACAAGGAAAGTAAACTGGGTGGCTGTGGAGAACCAAGAGGAAGAGAACCCAGAGGAGCAGATCTCAATTACAGAAGGTATTGAAG CAGATCCACTTCAGGCTGATGTTCTGGAGAACGTCTTCGGGTCCTCGTCTGATGAAGTGGTGCAGCAGCAGAACGGTCGAGCACGTTCTGATTGCTCCCACCTTCATGAACCAACCTAA
- the LOC134328762 gene encoding uncharacterized protein LOC134328762 isoform X3 — protein MSWFRRLWCFSVPADDVDEPLRPRPERRVRRRRWWRWWRRNRTERQENTNVEEHQRMGNEENPEPSTQVLLDQGQDLEIQAVLENYIQELEGQGIRINRAQVLEEQMFLLNQAQVLEDQVDQTDQAQVLNEQVDQTDQAQVLEDQVVLMDQAQVLEDLVDQIDQGQDLEKQDQVEIDPMQKMDELLVQLRQVHEHIAHLVLGKQAEELEELVVLKNLEREQKEQVVLEKNPKEQVVLESRVKEPKELGVLIDQLHRMEEQVSVLDQVQDLIDDVILKNQKQDVLMDQLHKLEKHLILEVESRNLEEVATPDMTRKVNWVAEEEINLDEEDSEEQLVLEVESRNLEEVATPDMTRKVNWVAVENQEEENPEEQISITEADPLQADVLENVFGSSSDEVVQQQNGRARSDCSHLHEPT, from the exons ATGTCCTGGTTCAGGAGGCTGTGGTGTTTTAGCGTCCCGGCCGACGACGTCGACGAGCCACTGAGACCCAGACCTGAGAGGAGGGTGAGAAGGAGGAGATGGTGGAGATGGTGGAGACGCAACAGGACAGAGCGACAGGAGAACACCAATGTGGAGGAACATCAGAGGATGGGAAATGAAGAGAACCCAGAACCAAGCACACAGGTTCTCCTGGACCAAGGGCAGGACCTGGAAATACAGGCAGTTCTGGAGAATTACATCCAGGAACTGGAGGGGCAGGGGATTCGGATAAACCGAGCCCAGGTCCTGGAAGAGCAAATGTTTCTGTTGAACCAAGCCCAGGTCCTGGAGGATCAGGTGGATCAAACTGACCAAGCCCAGGTCCTGAATGAGCAGGTGGATCAAACTGACCAAGCCCAGGTCCTGGAGGatcaggtggttctgatggaccaAGCCCAGGTCCTGGAGGATCTGGTGGATCAAATTGACCAAGGGCAAGATTTAGAGAAGCAGGATCAGGTGGAAATTGACCCAATGCAAAAAATGGATGAGCTGCTTGTTCAGCTGAGGCAGGTGCACGAACACATAGCGCATCTGGTTTTGGGGAAACAAGCAGAAGAACTGGAGGAGCTGGTGGTTCTGAAGAACCTAGAGAGGGAACAGAaggagcaggtggttctggaGAAGAACCCAAaggagcaggtggttctggaaAGCAGAGTGAAGGAACCGAAAGAGCTTGGGGTTTTAATAGACCAGCTTCATAGAATGGAGGAGCAGGTAAGTGTGCTGGACCAAGTGCAGGACCTGATAGATGATGTGATTCTGAAAAACCAGAAGCAGGATGTTCTTATGGACCAACTGCATAAACTGGAGAAGCACCTGATCCTGGAGGTGGAGAGCAGGAATCTGGAGGAGGTAGCCACACCAGACATGACAAGGAAAGTGAACTGGGTGGCTGAGGAAGAGATAAACCTGGATGAGGAGGACTCAGAGGAACAGCTGGTCCTGGAGGTGGAGAGCAGGAATCTGGAGGAGGTAGCCACACCAGATATGACAAGGAAAGTAAACTGGGTGGCTGTGGAGAACCAAGAGGAAGAGAACCCAGAGGAGCAGATCTCAATTACAGAAG CAGATCCACTTCAGGCTGATGTTCTGGAGAACGTCTTCGGGTCCTCGTCTGATGAAGTGGTGCAGCAGCAGAACGGTCGAGCACGTTCTGATTGCTCCCACCTTCATGAACCAACCTAA